The DNA window tgggaatgcaagcgcagctgatgcaagctatgatgcagcgcttggacaatgaacctgcaagaggaccaccgcctgttcaggttagagataagcgtggagagtttatgaaaggtcgtccaccagtgttcacccatgcctcagaccctatggaggcagatgattggttgcgagctatggagaaacaactgaatatagcacaatgcaacgaccttgagaaggtgttgtacgcttctgggcaactccaaggagctgctcagaattggtgggagtcattccagtttggacgtcccaacaatgctcctgctatcacttggcaggaaatCAAGAACaatttccggtcataccatattcctgatggactagtggaactgaagcagaaagaattcagatctctcaagcaaggatcaatgactgtggcggagtatcgggacaagttcgtccaactatcacgctatgctcccaatgatgtagcggatgacaaggataagcaacgccgtttcctcaagggactctatgatggactacagctccagctgatgtctaatacttaccctaacttccagtctttggtgaatcgcgctattgtgattgatgataagcgcaaggagatggaagctaagaagagaaggctccaagggcaagcttctggaagcaacactcgcccacgtgcttatccccagcaaggtttctagcagaggaatcaaggaccaactcaccagggaaaccgtggtcagtatcctcagcggaaccagttccagcaacgccctcagtatcagcaacagtttggaaatcagcgtaccccgcaacagaccagcaatcctgcaacacgccagggagtgcccaacaatgctcctgtgaagagtggtgcacccaacaatcccaatgcctgctaccgatgcagagaagtaggtcactatgctcatcagtgtcctaagaagtagaaccaacaagcacctcagaaccagaccagcaatcagaagttcaacgcccgaccacctcacactgcgaaggtgaactatgtgtcatctgatgcagctcaggagacgcctgaggtcatgctgggtacgttcagcgtcaactctattctgctaccgtactttttgattctggtgcttcgcattcttttatctcccaagcttttgctagaatgcatagcatacctttgtgtgccatgaaaaaccccatactagtaaattccccgggaggtagtatgcccgcttcttattggagcccctcaactagcatttccttaaggggggtagacttcaaagtgaagcctattgtgttgagaacagcgggaattgatcttatcctaggaatggattggatgaaacaacaccgggcagtgattcagtgtcaggagaaatctatggttgtgacatcactcaatggagatagaatctgtgtagaagtggtagtgcaagctcagcctacagccacagtgaaccagctagatggtgaagtcaatgaacaagatcgtgtcgtggaggagttcccgaatgtcttccccgatgacttgccaggtatgccacctgaccgagacatggaattcattattgaattattacctagaactacaccaatagctaaacgtccatatagaatgggagttaatgaattagaagagcttaagaaacaactaaaagagttgcaagaaaaaggtttcatacgccccagttcttccccatggggggcacctgtgatctttgtggataagaaggatggtagtcaacggatgtgtatggattaccgctcacttaatgaggttaccatcaagaataaataccctttgcctaggattgatgatttgtttgatcagttttgaggagctcatgtgttctccaagattgatctccgctctgggtatcatcagcttaagattcaaaactcggacatacccaagacaacattcactacacggtatggattatatgagtacaccgttatgtcttttggattgaccaatgcacctgcatacttcatgtatctgatgaataaggtgtttatggaatttctggataaatttgtggtggtattcatagatgacatactaatattctccaagactgaagaagaacatgctgaacatataaggttggtcttgcaaaagcttagagaacataagttgtacgctaagcggagcaagtgtgagttttggttaaaggaagtctcttttctgggtcatgtagtctccaatggtggaatagcagtggatccagacaAAGtacaagatgtattgaattggaaaccaccaacaactgtaagtgagattcgtagctttttgggattagctggatattaccgaaggttcattgaaggtttttccaagctagccaagcctatgacagctctattggaaaagaatgctaagtatgtatggtcggataaatgccaggcaaactttgaagagctaaagaagatattgactacagctccagtattaatcttgcccgatttaagcaagaacttctctatatattgtgatgcatcccatttgggtcttggatgtgtgcttatgcaagaaggaagagtggtggcatatgcatctagacaattgaggaagcatgagttgaattatcctactcatgacttggaattggcagctgtggttcatgctttgaagatcttgagacattatctgattggacataagagtgatatctatactgatcataagagtttgaagtatatcttcacccaatcagatctgaatctgagacaacgtcgttggttggaattgatcaaagactatgatttggaagtgtattatcacccgggaaaggcaaacgtcgtagctgatgcacttagcagaaagagctatgccaatggacttcagataacatctatgtcagcagagttgtgtgctgaaatggagtatctcaacttgagcctggtcactaatgtaatggaattggtgatagagcctactttggaaaaagagatacgcaaaggacaattggaggatgaaaaacttaaagagatagcagagaatgtagtgcttggaaaggcacccggattcagaatggatgaggatggtactctttggttcaggaaaaggatatgtgtacctgaagtgaaagctatccaagatgcaattctgcaagaggcccatgagtctgcttactctatacatcccggaagtaccaagatgtacttggatctcaaggagaagtattggtggtatggtttgaagagagatgtggcagaatatgtggctttgtgtgacacttgtcaaagagtgaaagctgagcatcaaagacctgcagggttattacaaccaatgaagattcctgaatggaaatgggaagaagttggtatggattttattgtaggactgccccgcactcaaagatgttatgattcaatatgggtaatagtggatcgactcaccaaggttgctcactttttaccagtcaagactaccaataatggtgcaagactagcagagttgtatatggaaagaatagtgtgcttacatggtgttcccaagaaaattgtgtcagatagaggcactcagtttacatcgcaattctggcataaagtacatagatctttgggacaaagttgaattttagttctgcttactacccgcaaactgatggacagactgaaaggatcaaccagattttggaagatatgttgagagcttgtgcacttcagtatggtgatagttgggataagagtctgccatacgcagagttctcgtataacaatagttatcagaagagtctcaagatggcacctttcgaggcgttgtatggacgtaagtgtagaacgcctttgttctggaatcagactggagaaactcaagtgtttggacccgatgtccttagagacgcggaagaacaagtgagaataattagagacaatttgagagtagcttagtcccgacagaagagttacgctgatactcgcagaagagagctgactttcgagattggtgattatgtgtacttgaaggtgtcaccaatgagaagtgtgagaagattcaatatgaagggaaagttagaaccaaggtatataggaccttttaagatcctagagagacgtggagaagtagcttatcagttggaactacctgagagtttgtcaggtgtgcacgatgtgttccatgtatcccaattgaagaagtgtttgagggtaccagaagagcagattcctttggaagaacttgctgtcaaggaagatcttacttatgaagaatatccgataaagatcttggaaacagccgaaagagttacaagaagccgaatcataaagatgtgcaaggtgcagtggaatcggtatacagaggatgaagctacttgggaaagagaagaggatctgagaaagacttatccccaactgtttgagtaagcaatcacccgaatctcgaggacgagattcatcttaaggggggtagaattgtaacaccctaaaacttgaaatcttttaaaatagtaaatttgatttatttatgttatatTGGGTGCActcaaatataggaaattaataatttttatagaattaaaatcaatcataagtatagaaacatgttgatgcattcatgctgctgcacatttgcTTTTGTAATGATTGACTTTGACTATAATTTGAATTGAAATAAAAAatcatttgaaaatgcttttggaaatccatttggaaaaaaagaaaaaggaaatttccttCCATACCCTCCTCTCCCTCACTTTTGGCCCGCATGGCCCTTTCTTTCCCGTGGCCCGCTCGCTCTTCCCCCTCTCTCCTTCCTgggccagcccagccgcgcgcctcgacTGCTAGGCCCAGCAAGCCACGCCAGTCCATCACCGTGCCAGGCAACCGCTGCGCCTTCCTCACGCCgcagccgctgaccgcctggTCCCACAGGTCGGCACCGTCCCCTTCCCCGCGTGGCTCGGCAACCGTCCACGCCCGGTGCTGCAGCAACCGCCGCGCCCACGTTTTCGCTGAGCATCATGGGAGCACCCCCCTCGTGCCCCGGCCGCTACAAATGGAAGCTGTGACCCCCCCTGCGCaccctgctgctccccgctctctTCTTCGCACTCGCCAAGCACCAAGGAAGCCCTTGCAACCGCCGCTCCGAGGTCACCGGAATCCGCCGCCCGCCTCCGCGCGAATCGCCGACTCCGAGCTGCCGTCGACCCCGTTCTCCCCGCTATGAGCTTCACCGtgatcccctctctctccccgtgcaACTTATTTCCCGTTTCGTAGGCCGTAGACCTTGTTTTGTGTGCGTCCGCGAGCTTTCGGCCGCTGGCCATGGCGCCCGCCGCCccggccttcccctccggccgtcttctcgACCTGAGCGTGATCCcctgctccctccctctctttcGGTGCGTTCGGTTGCGCCAACCGTGGACCATAGGCCCGTAACCGAGCTCGCCGACGTGTTTCTCGTCGCTGGCAATGGAGCGCCGCCGCAGCTGCTACTGTGCCCGGCCGGaatccttctctctccctccccaggtCTAATTCGAGCCCTCCATCCATGATCCGACGGCCGAGATcttccgataccccttcgcgtggctgatTTGCAAAAGaaaccctggacttttctaagtcctaacccgcagtccaaggcgtagttccccgaatgcgcattttcgtttggaaaacgtaaacttcacggcttaagtcaaaaaatacgttttcagtatttacggAAATGctatttgaactgttttgcttataaaattgtcgttttagctccgaattgatccattcaaatcgcgttagcttcgtaatttcataagctacatgttggaactacggttagtcaagtttggaagtTTTTAATtttatgattagatttaattaaatatatggctataggaaaacccgtttaaatcataactttcgcattttagctccgtttttcgtgaacttcgcgttgacgtgatcgtagcgagacgtagattatgtttaATGAGGGTAAGATTGCATCTCAGACCACCCTATACATGGGCTCACCCTCTTGTGGCACGGCCTGCCACGAGACCTCCTCTAGCCTAGGCACCCACAACCTAGGCGCCGGCGGCTCTGGTAGAGGTGGCGGTGGCCAAGAAGGCGGCCACTCGGGTGGCAGCGGTGGCAGCAATCGCAACAACATGAAGGGCTGAGGTGGCGGCATTGGCGGCCAGTACCAGGGTGCTTGGGCGGTGGCTGTGGAGCCTCACCACCAGCTTGCCCTTGGGTGTGCTTCACCCCTAGGGCAGACAACAGCCGCAGTGGCATCCCTCAGTGTAGCAGCCCACCTGTTGCAATGTAGGTGCCCCAGTGCACTTGGTGCATTCCTACAGGTGCATACCGCCTTCTCGCGCCCGCTCAGTTCTCTGACATCACTACCTCTCTACCTGCTACTCCACAACAGCGTGACGACGATTGGAATCAGGCTGGCCTCATTGCCGCCCTAAACCAGAGACTCTCTAGGGTGCCAACCTTTAGGTCCTCGACACTAGTGCCACTACACACATGTCATCATCGGATCGAATACTTCTCTCCTGCCTACCTCACTCTGTCCTTCATTATGGTCGGGAATGGTAGTACCATTCCCATTTCCTATCATGGCACATCCACCTTGTCAGTAGCTGATACTACCTTCTGCCTTAGTAGTGTTCTTATCACTCCTACtcttgtgcgaaaccttctttCTGTTCGCCTTCACTCGCGACAAGTCATGTCCTATTGTGCTTGATGCTTTGAGTTTTTCTATCAAGGACTAGCAGATGGGCGCATGGTTCTTTGCTGCAATAGTAGCAAGGACCTCTACACCATTTCTCCATCGCCACCCTACAGTTGCAGCCTCGGCACCTCATCCACGCTATGGCACCACCGCCTCGCTCATCCTGGTCCTTCCACCCTTGTAACACTCTAGAACATGTTGGTCATCTCTTGTAATAAGCCATCGTGGTCCTTGTGTCGTGCATGCTAGCTTGGCAAACACACAAGGCTCCCCTTTAGCAGTTCCACCTCTGTCACTGTTGCTCCCTTTTATTTAATTCACTGTGATGAATGTACATCTCTGGTACTCAATACTTTAGGGTTTAAATATTCTCTCGTGTTGCTTGATGATTACTCTCATTTTTTGGTCTTTTCCCTTACACCACAAATCTGATGTGCAATGCCATATTATTGAGTTTATTGCTTATTATGCCCACATGCAGTTCACCACCATACCGAAATCTTTTCAGGATGATAATGGCACTGAATAAATAATGCCACCACCGCATTCCTCTCCAGCCTAGAGTTAGAGACATTACAAACTCCAGCTAGAGTTAGAGACAAAACCTAGAGATTAGGAATCTAACACTTGGAAGAGATGGCTTGTTTGGGCAGCCTATCCTCTTATTTATAGAGCTATTACACATTTCCAAGCCTACCTTAGATATTTTCTTGAACCACTTCACTCTGTAATATCTCTGACAACTTTATAAAATAAGACTGCACTTTTTCTGGTTGGCTTGTGGCAGGTGATGATGCATCGTTTCATAGTGTCACCATTTATTGGGCATGTACTATTCACTCTTCAGTTCTTCGTGTGCTACTGTTCTCGAGCCTATATTTCTCCTTCTTCACGAAGAATCACTGAACCTTGTTCAAATGGGAAGCAAATTCCATGGGGACAGTCCCTAGTGGGCACCTGACGTCCACGCATGACGCTAAAAGTCCtactttggttttggataattgataaaaTCTATTTGGACTAATCCATGTATCTAAatgtgtgactagataggatggttCAATCCAAGTGGTCGAGCAAGATGAAGTCCAGGGTTTAGGGTTTTTGGTTTTTAGTGTTTAGGGTTTAGgccttagggtttagggttttagGGTTTAGGATTTAGGCTTTAGGCTTTAGGGTTTATGGTTTTAGAGATTTAGGCTTTTAGGGGTTTAGGGTTTTAGGGTATTAGggttttagggtttagggtttagggttcggtgTTTAGGGTTTTAGGGTTTTATGGTTTTAGGGTTTTGGCTTTTAGGGTTTAGGGCTTTAGGGTTTATAGGGTTTTAGGGTTTAGGATTTAGGGTTCGAGGTCAGGGTTTTGGGTTTATGGTTCGAGGTTCAAGGTTCGGGGTTTATGGTTCGGTGTTTAGGTTTCGGGGTTTAGATCTCGGGGTTTAGGTTTCAGGATTTAGGGTTCGGGGTTTAGGTTTTGGGGTTCAGAGTTTAGGGTTCTGGGTTCTGGGTTTGAGGTTCGCGGTCGAGGTTCGAGATTCTGCGTCCGGGGTTCGAGGTTcaagggtttagggtttagggtttacgGCAAGGGCATAATGGTCGAAGTTGGGTTCCTTATATCGAACAGCCACGATCCCTTCATGAAGACGCTTCACCTTGTTGCAAGCTTTCTAGTGACGCCACGTGCCACCCCGAGATCCTCcttgggttttgaggcccaaattaAACCCGACAAACCTGCCACCCGCGGTTTTGAGGCCGAAATCGCCAAACCCAGCTAGAGTTGCATATCCGCTGCACTTCCTCCACGATCTTGATGCGTGTCACCACTTGTCCTCGACCACGCAATCACCAAGTCCTCGCGCGCCCTACTTGACTTTGTCAACCACCGTCTTGACTTGGTCCACACCGTCTACGCTGTTTCCACATGTACACTTGCTTGTCGACATCGCCAAGTGCTAGCTGTCCACGGTCCGTCCATCGACCctcggtccctcggtccaagcctccaCATTCGTCCTTTACTGCTCCCGGTCCATCGGCATGAACTCGCTTGACCTTCTACATTGTCGTTGACTATTTCAACGCTCAACACCTACACATCACAAGACAAAGACACATGTTGCAaactcacgccatggttagtCCCAAACACTAAACCATAGTCCGATCATCttttgacaatcactcatcacataTGGGCACATATCCACCATGTGTTTGTGTAAATAAATAAGTGACATGTTTTTTTCACATCACTTGACTATCTAGCCAGGTCACTAATGTGTTTTTTTGACATGTTGTGGATCGAGAACTAGTTGCAAATTAAAATTCAAAGGGTATAATGGAATTTTTCATACATAAGGTATAATGGTCGCAGCGAAACAACTCCATGACACAAATTCACCCAATATCAAGGCCCTATTTGCTTACATTCACGTGGATGGATTCATTTTAATGCCGGTGGCAGCAGCTGAATTGAACATGTAGTCTCTCGAAGGTACTGTagcaccactgcaagtccatctaTTGGTCTAGGTTTAGGAAGAGTCCAGAAGATAGGATTGGTTGTTAATCAAGCTGATTTAGGTTAGGTTGGGTCCTACTTATAAATATAAGCGGACATGTACTATTTAGATTAAGCAAGAATAATCAAGGGGTAAAATCCTAAAGCTTTCTAGCCTGTCCATGTTGGAGCCACCGGTGGCTATGCTGCTCACTATGCACCTAAACGGCTGCAGCATGCTGCCCCCCTCCATCTCTCTAAGGTGCGGCCGACCCTAGAGCGGTCATTCCCTCCTTCTCTAATCACCTCTAATTCACCCAATTCTACACCGATCCCTGTCTCACATGCCTACCACAACAGAACCATTAcataaacaaacaaacaaaatgaGGAGCAGTGAACAACAATCTGTTGGAACATATGTAAGGGCATCTTTGGATCCCTATAGTCTAAAGTTTAGTTGGCTAAAGTTAAGGACTAAAACTTTAAACCATCTTAGCTCAATTGTATGATCTAAGGCCTCCTTTAGAACACAGGAATTTCAAAGGAATTATACATGAATTTCATATGAATCAGTTTATTTTCATAGAAAAATgcacgaaacaaaaaaaaaatccttcaATACAGAGGGGCCTAAAGTTTTTTTTAGGTTGGTTAAATTTTAGATAATACCTTAGACTTCCTATTTTAGAGCTTTAtgagctttttttttttgaggaaagctTTATGAGCTAAAATGGACTCGAGTTCAGTGGCTAAACAGACCATGGATCCATACACGACCGAAAAAACTCCCATGAAAGAATCACCATCTGTAAAGAAAGAAATAAACAGAACGCCTGAAACACGTTAGATATGGAAGAAACCAGTCTGCAGGGCCCGGTAGAGCCCAACAAAAGAGAATTCAAGGGACTTACCACCTCCCAGGCCCAATCCAAGGGACTTCCCAAGAATTCACTTCCCAAACCCTAGCCACAGCATTCACAACGcctcccgccaccgccgccggcgcccGGTGGCGATTCCCGAGATGGCCTTCGCGGGCAGCACCGACGACTCGGCGGAAGATTATTCCGCGGCGGCCACCGTGGTGCGCTTCGACCCTCCGCTCCCTCTCTTCCGCGCGCCCGTCCCCTCCCCGGCCTCCGGCGACGGCCCCGTCGTCCTCGCCTTCCGCGACGCCGCCAGCTGGCGAGCCGCGTCTCCCAGTGCGAGGTAATCTACCCTGGCCCCTGACTACCCCGTCTCCCCTCCTCGGTCGTATCTGTGTTGGCAAAGCAATGAACTTTGATGCGTGAAGCAATGCGTGAAGCAAAGCAATGAACTTTGATGCAGCGTTGCGAGTCGGATGGAAATTGATTTAGCGTGCAGCTTGCATTGTTCAGTTGTCTGGAGCGTGTCGATGGAGCTATTAAAGCTGGAAACCTTTGCCTGTCAACTGATCATGTCTCCTTATTGCGCTGGCCGAGGTGCCTTGCGCTAGTCATGCGACGCAGTAAGTCTAGCAGCTGCAAATATCAAAGAGGGCAAACCAGTTCCTGGCTACTGGAGTTCAGTGGTTGGGGTTGACACTGCGCCATAATCGTTGGACTATGTTTATTTAGCTTATGGATTTTATTTGGAAACTAGAATGGTAGTTATGGAATCAGTAAAAGAAGGCTAGTTGGGTACTTGAGCTTATTCAGACAGGCTGGTTTTCGTCATCTGATGCCCCATTTGTGTTTGTTATCTTTCAATGTGACATTtatatttgtttccttcaaaaatGTGGTTTTCAGTTTCATCCCAGTTGACGAAGAGAACAAACCACTTCCTGGCATCTGGAGTTCAGTGGTCAGGGTTGGCCGTGCTATATAACATCGGGCTATGTTTGACTTTTGGTCTGTTTGTGATGCTTTCTTTGTGGAATTCTGGTTATGGAGTCTGTAAACATAGACTAGTCGAGTGCTTTAGCTTATTCAGGTGTACGGGTTTTTTTTCCCTTCCATGTCCCATTTGTATTTACTTCTTTCAGTGTGGTTTTTACTTTATTCCAGCTGTCTCAACTATCATGCTTTTACACTGAGCTAAACCACAATCGATTTTGTCTGACAATGATTAGTTGTTGCCTGATTACCTTGATGCTAGTGCTCTGTCTTTTGGGAGAACAGCCTTCCCTACAATATTTTCCACAACATTAACTAGAAATACATTATACATGCTTCTGCTCACCACAAAAATTGTACTTTAATGAGATGAGTTATGTTTTCTCTTATTCTTTAATGTAGCTTCCCAAGTATGTGCAACTTATGTTCTCTTCTTCAAGTGAAAATCTATTTTCACTATGTTCTGTCTCAAATGCCATCGATCATTGATTTCATCACTGAGATAGCCCCCGTTCCGTCAtcccttctctttttttttccctcTTGTTCTCTCCTACCTAAAGTGCAAAGGATTTAATTTACCATTGCAGCTGGCCGAGTTGGCTGGCTCATGTTCTGTCAGTCAGTAAGTATAGCAGCAGCATACATTAAAGAGGGCAAACCAGCTCATGGCTACTTAACTTTAGTTGTTGTGGTTGACACTGCTCCACAGTACACATGTCAAATCGACTTCTTGTATTGATATCTGCATATAATGTAATTTATTGGTGTCAAGGCTTGAAACAGAGTGGTTGACATGTGGGAAGCACAGTTCACTAAGAACATATTGTATTGGATTTAGTGATCCTTCCCCATGATATTAGACATCAAAGAGGGCAAACCAGCTCCTGGCTACTGGAATTGAGTGGGTGGGGTTGACAATGTCCCATTACATTGGACTATGTTTGTTGTTTGTTTTGCTTGTGGCTTTTTTACTTTGTGATCATGTGTTCTTTCTGGAATGCAGTTATGGAATCAGTTAAAGAAGGCCAGTTGGTGACTTGAGCTTATTCAGATAGGCTGGTTTTTGTCCTTCCATCCTCTATTTATGTTTGTTTTCGTTCAATGTGAAATTTGTGTTTCTCTTTCAATGTGGTTTTCTGTTTATCCCAGATTTCCAGTTGACAGAGAGCAAACCATCTCCTGGCATCTGGGGTTCAGTTGTTGGAGTTGAAGTTTTTCATAACATTGGTCTATATTTCACCTGTGATTTTTTACGTTTTGATGTTTTCTTTGTGGAATGCCAGTTATGGAGTCAGTAAATATAGACCAGTAGCTTGAGCTTATTCTGATGGACGGGTTTTTTCCTTCCATGCCCCCTATTGTTTTTGTTTTCTCCCAATGTAGCTCTCAGTTTATCCCATCTGTAGATGCTTTTACATACTGAACCAACTCACAATCAATCTTATCTGACAGTGATTAGTTGGCTTATTAATCAAACTCCGGTGCCCTGTGTTCTTGGAAAACAGCCTCCTTACCATTTTTCCACAACATTTGCTAGAATCTATATTATACTTTTTAAAGCTGCTGCCTTGTGACCATGAGGTCACGGGTTCAAGTCCTGGAAACAGCCTCTTGCAGAAATGCAGGGAAAGGCTGCGTACAAAAGACCCAAGTGGTCGGACCCTTCCCCTGACCCTGCGCAAGCGGGAGCTACGTGCACTGGGGCTGCCCTTTAGGTGTTGCCAGGTGAATGCGTGGTTTCTCAGCACAAGCTAGTGGTGGCTGACTGCCGCTTCCTGGTACGAGCTCGTAGGGTTAAACAAGCCAAGATTGCAAGAACAAaatggtggaaattagaaggggaggcatcaaaggtcttcAAGGAAAGAGTTATTAAAGAGGGCCTGTGGGAGGAcgaaggcgatgcaaacaacatgtgggagaagatggcaacatgcctTCGGAAGGTTGGGGCAGAGGtacttggagtgaccaaaggaaGGGGATGTGACTTGAAAGACGcttggtggtggaacgaagaggtgcaaaaggctattaaggaaaagaaggaatGCTATAAGCGCTTGTACCAAGATCGGTGtgcagacaacatagagaagtacaaggtggcaaagaagactgcaaaacgagcggtgGGAGAGGCGAAGGGGCGGGCCTA is part of the Miscanthus floridulus cultivar M001 chromosome 9, ASM1932011v1, whole genome shotgun sequence genome and encodes:
- the LOC136482663 gene encoding uncharacterized protein isoform X1 gives rise to the protein MAFAGSTDDSAEDYSAAATVVRFDPPLPLFRAPVPSPASGDGPVVLAFRDAASWRAASPSASFIPVDEENKPLPGIWSSVVRVGRAI
- the LOC136482663 gene encoding uncharacterized protein isoform X2, encoding MAFAGSTDDSAEDYSAAATVVRFDPPLPLFRAPVPSPASGDGPVVLAFRDAASWRAASPSARLVHDQGAQSAHHANASLPGGKAYL